In Montipora foliosa isolate CH-2021 unplaced genomic scaffold, ASM3666993v2 scaffold_124, whole genome shotgun sequence, one genomic interval encodes:
- the LOC137986020 gene encoding D(5)-like dopamine receptor, whose protein sequence is MNNNTGEIKPAANTSGTFFDFSPSFQYSMAVCHMLIALIAFVGNFIVCCTIIVNRSLRSNPTNTFIFSLAFSDLLTVSLVVPFDIESIILLGVWRHSGEMCEAWTTMYLITVPTSILTLLAVSVDRYKSLSDPLNRFRRCRFMTRKKALIVSVVIWIYSFLFALLPIMGWRTHDKFVFQGVCYFPFTKTYTTLSSVINFILPLLITCGIYIKIYLIARSQQNIFYGDASRISKPRSTEEKKVYSRNIRAAKTISIFVVAFFSCWIPFSFISVVSNLCGSQCLKKIPQEVGVLFLMFGYFNSALNPFLLAFRNSKFKATVSALMQSLRSRAVAKGPNGRSTRQADSSSIRKRKTRQLFKKHTVYFVNK, encoded by the coding sequence ATGAATAACAATACTGGCGAAATCAAGCCCGCTGCCAACACATCAGGAACTTTTTTTGATTTTAGTCCATCCTTCCAGTACTCTATGGCGGTCTGTCACATGTTAATTGCGCTCATAGCTTTTGTTGGAAACTTCATAGTTTGTTGCACAATAATTGTGAACAGAAGCCTTCGAAGTAATCCCACAAACACCTTTATTTTCTCCTTAGCGTTCTCGGATCTTCTCACCGTGTCCCTCGTGGTGCCTTTCGACATAGAGTCCATTATTCTCTTAGGGGTTTGGAGACACAGCGGCGAAATGTGCGAGGCCTGGACCACAATGTACCTCATCACTGTGCCCACATCGATTTTGACCCTTTTGGCCGTCAGCGTTGACCGTTACAAGAGCCTCAGTGATCCTCTCAATCGTTTTCGACGATGCAGATTTATGACCAGGAAGAAAGCCTTGATTGTTAGCGTGGTAATTTGGATTTACAGCTTTCTCTTCGCCTTACTTCCCATCATGGGCTGGCGAACGCATGATAAGTTCGTGTTTCAGGGCGTGTGCTACTTTCCTTTCACAAAGACCTATACCACACTCAGTTCTGTGATCAACTTCATACTTCCTCTTTTGATTACCTGTGGTATTTACATCAAGATTTACTTGATTGCCCGCAGCCAGCAAAATATCTTTTACGGAGACGCCTCACGAATTTCAAAACCTCGCtctactgaagaaaaaaaggtttacTCAAGGAATATCCGAGCAGCTAAGACAATCTCTATATTCGTGGTGGCCTTTTTTTCCTGTTGGATACCATTCAGTTTTATCAGTGTCGTCTCCAATCTTTGTGGCTCACAGTGCCTAAAGAAAATCCCGCAAGAAGTTGGTGTCTTGTTTCTGATGTTCGGCTACTTTAATTCCGCGCTCAATCCATTCCTTCTCGCCTTTCGTAACAGCAAATTTAAGGCCACTGTGTCGGCGCTAATGCAATCGCTGAGGTCTCGTGCTGTGGCGAAAGGTCCTAACGGGCGTTCCACAAGACAGGCAGATTCGTCTTCAATTCGTAAACGCAAAACGAGACAGCTTTTCAAGAAACACACAGTCTACTTTGTGAATAAGTAG